Proteins found in one Vagococcus carniphilus genomic segment:
- a CDS encoding CAP domain-containing protein codes for MKKTKLVTFLSVLGLFGLASTTISSAEEVSSSETLTTAEISKTEVSQEVVESTKESSELTEESTENFSKLKASAPIQEKKLPQGDYISDGSYVQIVKKNYDMWGSFNWQTKNNSTNFYQQILKAKGRYEHSNGATYYSLYDHKDVWQGYLNAGATKKVSAQGNYISDGSYVTIKSKNYDLWQNFEWKKKGKSSSLFGKVLRAKGRYEHFNGSTYYSLYDNKGKWHGYLNASATSKTNAQGNYINDGSYIKITKKNYDTWQNFGWKKKNNTTKLYGKVLKARGRYEHFNGSTYYSIFDNKGNWYGYLNSNAVTKTKAEGPYISDGRYVRVTKDNYDLWDNFKFDFRGTSENLKNQVLQARGRYEHFNGSTYYSLYDDLGLWRGYINAGATKNASKPTVELSAAEVKKAQTEMLRLVNNERRKQGIHDLRRMSPFDTAANYRARELKILFEHERPDGSDIGTSLEEAGIDVSNIGLGENIAYNMNVKNNGKEVARKLFKQWMNSKGHRENMLSDQYDYIGLGFFASEGRVYGAQLLIVVD; via the coding sequence ATGAAAAAGACCAAATTAGTCACATTTTTATCGGTTCTAGGTTTGTTTGGGTTAGCTAGCACAACTATTTCTAGTGCAGAAGAAGTAAGTTCGTCTGAAACACTAACGACTGCAGAAATAAGCAAAACAGAAGTTTCTCAAGAAGTTGTAGAAAGTACAAAAGAATCATCAGAATTAACAGAAGAGTCGACAGAAAATTTCTCTAAACTAAAAGCTTCAGCACCGATTCAGGAGAAAAAACTACCACAGGGCGACTACATTAGCGATGGTAGCTATGTTCAGATTGTTAAGAAAAACTATGATATGTGGGGTAGTTTTAATTGGCAAACTAAGAATAATTCAACAAATTTTTATCAACAAATTTTAAAAGCAAAAGGTCGTTATGAACATTCCAATGGAGCAACTTATTATTCTTTATATGATCATAAAGATGTTTGGCAAGGTTACCTTAATGCAGGAGCGACTAAAAAAGTATCTGCTCAAGGAAATTATATTAGTGATGGCAGTTATGTTACGATAAAAAGTAAAAACTATGATTTATGGCAAAATTTTGAGTGGAAGAAAAAAGGAAAATCTAGCTCATTGTTTGGAAAAGTGTTAAGAGCAAAAGGCCGCTACGAACATTTTAATGGCTCAACTTATTATTCATTATATGATAATAAAGGAAAATGGCATGGCTATTTAAATGCGAGTGCAACCTCTAAAACAAACGCTCAAGGAAATTACATCAACGATGGTAGTTATATTAAAATAACTAAGAAAAACTATGATACTTGGCAAAATTTTGGCTGGAAGAAAAAAAATAATACTACTAAATTGTATGGTAAAGTGCTTAAAGCAAGAGGACGTTACGAACATTTTAATGGTTCAACTTATTATTCAATCTTTGATAATAAAGGAAACTGGTATGGTTATCTAAATTCAAATGCTGTAACCAAAACAAAAGCTGAAGGCCCTTATATTTCAGATGGTCGTTATGTAAGAGTAACTAAAGATAATTATGATCTATGGGATAATTTTAAATTTGATTTTAGAGGAACTTCAGAGAACTTGAAAAACCAAGTACTCCAAGCAAGAGGTCGCTATGAACATTTTAATGGTTCGACTTATTATTCATTATATGACGATTTAGGATTATGGAGAGGTTATATTAACGCAGGTGCGACCAAAAATGCTTCTAAACCAACTGTTGAATTATCAGCGGCGGAAGTGAAAAAGGCTCAAACAGAAATGTTGCGCTTAGTTAATAATGAACGACGTAAACAAGGTATTCATGATTTAAGACGTATGAGTCCGTTTGATACTGCTGCAAATTACCGAGCAAGAGAGTTAAAAATACTATTTGAACATGAAAGACCAGATGGTAGTGATATAGGCACTTCGTTAGAAGAAGCTGGAATTGATGTTAGTAATATTGGTTTAGGTGAGAATATTGCTTATAACATGAATGTAAAAAACAATGGTAAAGAAGTAGCTCGTAAGTTATTTAAGCAATGGATGAATTCTAAAGGACATAGAGAAAATATGTTGAGCGATCAATATGATTATATTGGATTAGGTTTCTTTGCATCTGAAGGACGTGTATACGGAGCACAGTTATTGATTGTGGTAGACTAA
- a CDS encoding CAP domain-containing protein: MKKRNIATLVSVIGLFGLASATLSNAEEVTSSEKNTVESTIEVSSSVEKETVESTQESTETADSVEDVAKMKAAVPEPAKKLPQGDYISDGSYVKIMKKNYDMWGSFEWQPKNNSTDFYQQILKAKGRYEHSNGSTYYTVYDKDNVWRGYINAKATKKVAAQGEYIKDGSYIKIKNGNYSTWQDFNWKKRGSANSLKGKVLKARGRYEHFNGSTYYSIFDNKGKWQGYLSAAAVSKTKVQGDYINDGSYVKVSKKNYDMWQNFGWKKKANTNSYYGKILKAKGRYEHFNGSVYYSMFDNKDRWCGYLNANAVSKTTAEGPYIKDGRYVKIAKNNYQLWRDFKFNQRGTSTNLKGQTLQVRGRYEHFNGSTYYSLYDDLGLWRGYVNAGATTKSYKQNVELSASEVKKAQAEMLRLVNNERRKNGVAELKRDDAFDKAANYRARELKQKFDNKRPDGTDSLTAIKEAGVDVTSFGFGENSAYNNDIRDKKNDGKKMANLLFKQWSNSKKHKEMMLNEYCNYAGFGFYVSQGMLYGIQTFVVVW; the protein is encoded by the coding sequence ATGAAAAAGAGAAATATAGCAACGTTGGTATCTGTTATTGGGTTGTTTGGTTTGGCTAGTGCGACGCTTTCTAATGCTGAGGAGGTAACATCTAGCGAAAAAAATACTGTTGAAAGTACGATTGAAGTTAGTTCGTCAGTAGAAAAAGAAACGGTAGAAAGTACTCAAGAATCGACAGAAACAGCAGATTCTGTGGAAGATGTAGCAAAAATGAAAGCAGCTGTGCCAGAACCTGCTAAAAAATTACCTCAAGGTGATTATATTAGTGATGGTAGTTATGTAAAAATCATGAAAAAGAATTATGATATGTGGGGAAGTTTTGAGTGGCAACCCAAAAATAATTCAACAGATTTTTATCAACAGATATTAAAAGCTAAAGGTCGTTATGAGCATTCAAATGGCTCAACTTATTACACTGTTTATGATAAAGATAATGTGTGGAGAGGCTATATTAACGCAAAAGCAACAAAAAAAGTAGCAGCTCAAGGTGAATACATTAAAGATGGTAGTTATATAAAAATAAAAAATGGAAATTACAGTACATGGCAAGATTTTAATTGGAAAAAAAGAGGCAGTGCTAATTCATTAAAAGGAAAAGTATTAAAAGCAAGAGGACGTTATGAACATTTTAATGGTTCAACCTATTATTCAATTTTTGATAACAAAGGTAAATGGCAAGGTTACTTAAGTGCTGCTGCTGTGTCAAAAACAAAAGTCCAAGGTGACTATATAAATGATGGAAGTTATGTCAAAGTTTCCAAAAAGAACTATGATATGTGGCAAAACTTCGGCTGGAAGAAAAAAGCAAATACTAATAGTTATTATGGTAAAATTTTAAAAGCAAAAGGTCGCTATGAACACTTCAATGGCTCAGTTTACTATTCTATGTTTGATAATAAAGACAGATGGTGTGGTTATTTAAATGCGAATGCAGTTTCTAAAACAACTGCTGAAGGACCTTATATTAAAGATGGTCGCTATGTTAAAATAGCTAAAAATAATTATCAGTTATGGAGAGACTTTAAGTTTAATCAAAGAGGAACTTCAACTAACTTAAAAGGTCAGACATTACAAGTAAGAGGTCGTTATGAACACTTTAATGGCTCAACATATTATTCATTATATGATGACTTAGGTTTATGGAGAGGTTATGTAAATGCAGGAGCAACGACTAAATCATATAAACAAAATGTTGAGTTATCAGCATCTGAAGTGAAAAAAGCTCAAGCTGAAATGTTACGTTTGGTTAATAATGAACGACGTAAAAATGGTGTAGCTGAATTAAAAAGAGACGACGCTTTTGATAAAGCTGCAAACTATCGCGCAAGAGAATTAAAACAAAAATTTGATAATAAACGACCAGATGGAACAGATTCATTAACAGCTATTAAAGAAGCTGGTGTGGATGTAACAAGTTTTGGATTTGGTGAAAACAGCGCTTATAATAATGACATCAGAGATAAGAAAAATGATGGTAAGAAGATGGCCAATTTATTATTTAAACAATGGTCTAATTCTAAGAAACATAAAGAAATGATGCTAAATGAATACTGTAATTATGCAGGATTTGGTTTCTATGTATCTCAGGGAATGCTTTATGGTATCCAAACTTTTGTTGTTGTTTGGTAA
- the nrdG gene encoding anaerobic ribonucleoside-triphosphate reductase activating protein, with the protein MKNPKPKEWTAEKWSKGYIADYKPFMFVDGEGVRCSIYVSGCLFACEGCFNKAIQNFNYGTPFTQELEDQIFQDLNHESVQGLTLLGGEPFLNTQVCLKIVNRFRDEFGQSKDIWSWSGYTFEELLLETEDKLDLLSKIDVLVDGRFELSRRDLTLQFRGSSNQRIIDVQKSLEKQEVVIWEKCLDKERYYD; encoded by the coding sequence ATGAAAAATCCTAAACCAAAAGAATGGACTGCTGAAAAATGGAGTAAAGGCTATATTGCTGATTACAAACCTTTCATGTTTGTTGATGGTGAAGGAGTAAGATGTAGCATTTACGTGAGTGGCTGTTTATTTGCTTGCGAAGGGTGCTTTAATAAAGCAATTCAAAATTTTAATTATGGTACACCTTTCACGCAAGAGTTGGAAGATCAAATCTTCCAAGATTTAAACCATGAATCAGTTCAAGGGTTGACTCTTTTAGGAGGAGAACCTTTTTTAAATACACAAGTCTGTTTGAAAATTGTTAATCGCTTTAGAGATGAGTTTGGTCAGTCTAAAGATATTTGGTCATGGTCTGGTTATACTTTTGAAGAATTACTATTAGAAACAGAAGATAAATTAGATTTATTATCTAAAATAGATGTTTTGGTAGATGGTCGCTTTGAATTAAGTAGACGTGATTTGACGTTACAGTTTAGAGGTAGTAGCAATCAACGTATTATTGATGTTCAAAAATCTTTAGAAAAACAAGAAGTGGTTATTTGGGAAAAATGCCTGGATAAAGAAAGATATTATGATTAG
- the nrdD gene encoding anaerobic ribonucleoside-triphosphate reductase produces the protein MIEINEKRADLTENSSDLNNIQVIKRDGRVVRFNEVKITNALLKAEKKINGAVQPHSEARIEELVDLVIEEIIQRFNHNVKIYEIQNIVEHILLDNQEYKLAEEYINYRTSRDFERSRATDINFTIGKLLNKDSQLVNENANKDSDVFNTQRDLTAGIVGKSIGLKLLPPHVANAHQKGDIHYHDLDYHPYSPMTNCCLIDFKGMLNNGFKIGNAEVEAPKSIQTATAQISQIIANVASSQYGGCSADRIDEFLAPFAEKNYFKHLEDAKEWIEDESRHDAYAKSKTQKDIFDAMQSLEYEINTLFTSNGQTPFTSLGFGLGTNWFEREIQRAIFLNRIKGLGEEHRTAIFPKLIFSIKDGVNHKVTDPNYDIKELALECATKRMYPDILNYDKIVDLTGSFKVPMGCRSFLQGWKNENGEEVNAGRMNLGVVTLNLPRVALEANGDKEKFWSLLEERLRTMKDALVFRIDRCKEATPANAPILYMYGAFGDRLKKTDSVDELFKNKRATVSLGYIGLYEVAASFYGGEWENNPEAKEFTLDILRSLKGHADDWGNEYGYHFSVYSTPSESLTDRFCRIDREKFGEIENITDKEYYTNSYHYDVRKNPTPFEKLDFEKDYPQYCSGGFIHYCEYPVLQQNRKALEAVWDYSYDKVGYLGTNTPIDHCYECDFEGDFNPTERGFECPQCGNNDPKTCDVVKRTCGYLGNPQARPMVHGRHKEISSRVKHMK, from the coding sequence ATGATTGAAATCAACGAAAAAAGGGCAGATTTAACAGAGAATAGTTCTGATTTGAACAATATCCAAGTGATCAAGCGTGATGGCCGAGTAGTAAGATTTAATGAAGTTAAAATTACTAATGCCTTATTAAAAGCTGAAAAGAAAATAAATGGAGCAGTTCAACCTCATTCTGAAGCTAGAATCGAAGAATTAGTTGATTTAGTCATTGAAGAAATTATCCAACGATTTAATCATAATGTGAAAATTTACGAAATTCAAAATATTGTTGAGCATATCTTACTTGACAACCAAGAGTATAAACTAGCAGAAGAGTATATTAATTATCGTACAAGTCGTGACTTTGAAAGAAGTCGTGCAACAGATATTAATTTCACTATCGGAAAACTGCTAAATAAAGACAGCCAACTAGTTAATGAAAATGCGAATAAAGATAGTGATGTTTTTAATACGCAACGAGATTTAACAGCAGGGATTGTAGGAAAATCAATTGGTTTGAAACTGTTACCTCCTCATGTGGCTAATGCCCATCAAAAAGGAGATATTCATTACCATGACTTAGATTACCATCCATATTCACCGATGACTAATTGTTGTTTAATCGACTTTAAAGGTATGTTGAATAATGGGTTTAAAATTGGAAATGCAGAAGTAGAAGCACCGAAATCGATTCAAACAGCAACTGCACAAATTTCTCAAATAATTGCAAACGTTGCTTCAAGTCAATATGGTGGTTGTTCTGCAGATCGAATTGATGAATTTTTAGCACCATTTGCTGAAAAAAATTATTTTAAACATTTAGAAGATGCAAAAGAGTGGATTGAAGATGAAAGCCGTCATGATGCTTATGCAAAATCTAAAACACAAAAAGATATTTTTGATGCTATGCAAAGCTTAGAATATGAAATCAATACTTTGTTTACCTCAAATGGGCAAACACCATTTACTTCATTAGGATTTGGACTTGGGACAAATTGGTTTGAAAGAGAAATTCAAAGAGCTATCTTCTTAAACCGTATTAAAGGGTTAGGGGAAGAACATCGAACAGCTATTTTCCCTAAACTAATTTTTTCAATTAAAGACGGTGTTAACCATAAAGTGACTGACCCAAATTACGATATTAAAGAACTTGCTTTAGAGTGTGCTACTAAGAGAATGTATCCAGATATTTTAAATTACGACAAAATTGTTGATTTAACAGGTAGTTTTAAAGTACCAATGGGATGTCGTTCTTTCTTACAGGGCTGGAAAAATGAAAATGGTGAAGAAGTAAATGCAGGACGTATGAATTTAGGTGTTGTGACTTTAAACTTACCTCGTGTCGCTTTAGAAGCTAATGGTGACAAAGAAAAATTCTGGTCACTTCTTGAAGAGAGATTACGTACAATGAAAGATGCTTTAGTCTTTAGAATTGATCGTTGTAAAGAAGCAACACCAGCAAATGCACCTATTCTTTATATGTATGGCGCTTTTGGTGATAGATTGAAGAAGACAGACTCAGTTGATGAGTTATTTAAAAATAAACGTGCCACTGTTTCGTTAGGCTATATTGGTCTTTATGAAGTAGCAGCTAGTTTCTATGGTGGCGAATGGGAAAATAATCCTGAAGCCAAAGAATTTACATTAGATATTTTACGTTCCCTTAAAGGTCATGCAGATGACTGGGGAAATGAATATGGCTATCATTTTAGTGTGTACTCAACACCAAGTGAGAGTTTGACAGACCGTTTCTGCCGAATTGACCGCGAAAAGTTTGGCGAAATTGAAAATATTACAGATAAAGAATATTATACAAATAGTTATCATTATGATGTTAGAAAAAATCCAACACCTTTTGAAAAACTGGATTTTGAAAAAGATTATCCACAATATTGTTCGGGTGGTTTCATCCATTATTGTGAATATCCAGTACTACAACAAAATAGAAAAGCATTAGAAGCTGTTTGGGATTATTCATATGATAAAGTAGGATATCTTGGAACAAATACACCAATTGATCATTGTTACGAATGTGATTTTGAAGGTGATTTTAACCCAACAGAGCGAGGATTTGAATGTCCACAATGTGGTAATAATGATCCTAAAACATGTGACGTAGTGAAGAGAACGTGTGGTTATTTAGGTAATCCACAAGCTCGTCCAATGGTTCATGGTCGCCACAAAGAAATTTCTTCTCGTGTTAAACATATGAAATAA